TTTCTTCGCGAAATCGTTTGAGGGGAGTGGAGTCTCCCATTTTGCTTAAATTGAAAAGGGGCGCTTTTCTTATTCAACAAACGGGCCCTATTGTTAAAGATCGCTTGGCAATAAGGATTAGTTAGTATAAAGATTGTATATATTTCACTTAAACTAAACCGATTTCAGTGTGAAAAATGTGGAGGAGAAATAGTCCCTGAATATTATAAAGGGATTTAGGAGTATCGACTACAGGATTTCCAATAATTATGGTGGAAGAAAAAAGACCGGACGTATTTTGTACGGTTTTTCTTATATTTTTGTAAGATAATGGAGTTTATCGCGTCTTATATGTAAGGAGGTGAGATGGTGACACAGATTGAGGATATTTATAATACATACTTTAAAGATGTATTTTTATATGTGTATAGTTTGTCTGGCGATAAGCATATCGCTGAAGATATTACTTCGGAAACTTTTATGAAGGCACTAACATCGCTAGACAGTTTCAGAGGGGAAAGTGATATCCGTGTTTGGTTATGCCAAATTGCCAAAAACAGTTATTACTCTTACTTGGGTAAGAAAAAAAACTTTGTAGATTTAGAGTCACTTCCGGAATCAGCTAGTGAAGACAATGTAGAACAAGAAATAACCACTTCGCAAGCGTCTATGAAGGTACATGAAATTATCCAGAATTTAAAAGAGCCATATAAAAAAGTCTTTACGCTCCGTGTATTTGGAGAACTGTCATTTAAGCAAATTGGCAAATTGTATGCAAAAAGTGATAACTGGGCTTGTGTTACTTATCACCGTGCTAGAGAAAAGATTAAAGCGCGATTGGAGGATTATCGATGAAAATTAGTTGTAATATGATTAGGGATATACTGCCTTTATATGTCGAGAATATGGCAAGTCAAGATACTAGAGATATCGTTGAAGAACATATAGCTTCTTGTGAAAACTGCAAAAAACGACTTGAAGAAATGAGGACGCTTGAAGAACTGCCAATAGATACCGATATAGCTCCCTTAAGAAATATACAAAATACATTGCGAAGGGAAAAGCTGCAAACGATTATTCTTTCAGTCATGGTAACATTGGTTTTTGCAGTGGTTACAATGGCTTATCTGACAGAGCCAGCATACATTTCTTATAATGAAAATGCGGTTTCAATCATTGAAAAGAATGACGGAACTGTACTTTTGAATTTTAGTGAAGAAGTCTCCGGATTCCATGTAGAACAATATCCCGCAGCAGACAATTCAGGTTATGTCTATGATATAACTACATGGGAAACGATTTGGCAACATAAAATAAGCAAAAACAACCTAGAAAATACTGTCTTAAACCCGAATGGAGAAACGGTCGCTTCAATCTATTATTACAATACCGATGGAAGTGAAAATATTTTAATTTATGGAGATCCAATAACGGATGGTTCTATCATTACGTTACCTCGGCTAGTTTTAAGCTACTATGTGATGTTTGCTATAGGATTTTTACTTATTTGTGGAATTGGATTGGCCATATTCCGTAAGAATGAAAAAATAAGAAATGGACTAGAAAAAATAATTCTATTGCCTATCTCCTACCTGTTTGCTCACTTAACTATAAAAGGTCTTCACTCAACAACTTACCTTGCTAGTCGAGACTTTTATGCAATATTACTAGTCACAATTTCTTTGTATTTTGCGTTGTTAGCTGGAAGGAACATATTAAAAAAAATATCAATCAAGAAGCCGAAAAGCACTTTATAATAGTTGTTGCTTTCAGCGATTTTTTTCTAAATTACAGTTCTATTTTACTTGATTCGGAAAAGTTTCCTGATGTATTCAGAGTTCTAAAACATGGCCAAAAAGTATCCTTTGAATTGGTTGAATACCCAATTTCTATTGTTCAGGGGCCAGTTGCAGAAGATGGACTCATTATTTCTGATTAATGAGTCCATCTTCAACGAACGGGTGCGTTGATCCAGAAGGATTAAGGCACCTTTTTGTTGAAATCCTTATTGAACAAACGGGGCAGCATTCCTGTAATGAAGGAAAATGGTGTTTGAACAAAAAAATAACCTCTTGGTAGAATGAGAGAGTCCTGACGCTGGCCAGCAAAAAGGACAGATATCTCAAATACCAGGAGGCTTTAAAATGAATTATAACCAGAATAAGAAGATTGCTCAAATAACTTCTCAGACTCTTATTATAGGAGTCGATATTGCCAAATTCAAGCATGTGGCACGGGCTCAAGATTTTAGGGGAATAGAGTTTGGATCTCCATGTCAATTTGAAAATACTAAAGAAGGAATTGAGCATTTTCTTAAATGGATTTCGGAAATTAAAAAAGAACAGCGTATGGAAAAAGTGATGGTTGGCATGGAGCCGACAGGCCATTATTGGTTTAACTTGGCCCATATTTTAAAAGATAACGGGATTAAATTTGTCGCTGTAAACCCCTTGCACGTCAAGAAAAGCAAGGAGTTGGATGATAACTCACCTACGAAGAATGATGTGAAAGATGCCAAGGTCATAGCTCAGCTGGTCAAGGACGGAAGATACGCAGAACCTACGATACCGCAAGGTGTTTATGCAGAACTCCGGGTGGCAAAGAAAATTCGCGATCTTTTAACTGAAGACCTACAAACGGTCCAAGGACAGGTACACAACTGGATTGACCGGTATTTTCCGGAATTCCTCAAGGTATTTAAGAAATGGGAAGGTAAGGCTGCTTTACAATTCTTAAAGCTCTATGCCTTGCCACATGAAATAGCTGTATTCACCGAAGAAGAACTACTCGTTCATTTGAGAAAATCCGTATCACGGAGTGTTGGATTAAACAAGATTCGCGAGTTAAAACAGGCAGCCAGTAAGTCCATCGGACTTCGACAAGGTGCTGAAATGGCCAGGCTTGAGCTAAAAACCATTCTGGCTAAGTATGAATTAATCCAGTTACAATTCGGAGAATTGGATGCAAGACTTGACGGTCTGCTTAATGATATTCCAGGTGTACAACAAATGTTAGCGATAAAAGGTGTGGGCAGGGATACAATTGCCGGCTTCTTCGCTGAAGTAGGAGATTTAGGCGAATATAATCATCCCAGGCAAATTATCAAGCTGGCCGGTTTAAGCTTGAAAGAAAATACATCGGGTAAGCACAAAGGAAAAACGACCATTACAAAAAGGGGCCGTAAGAAGCTAAGGGCCCTGTTATTCAGGGTTTGTATGATTCTTGTCGCCAAAAATACGGCATTTAAGGCGTTACATGCGTACTATACTCAACGTCCGGATAATCCATTAAAGAAGATGCAGTCCCTGATCGCTTTGTGTAATAAACTAATCCGGATCCTCTTTAGTATTGGTAAAAAGCAATTTGAGTTTAATGAAGAAAAGATGTTAAAGGACATCCCTCATTTGGCACTAGCCCAGAAGACGGAAATGGCAGCGTAACTCTGTTTTAGTTTAGATGAATAGTAGTTCTGGTTTTATAGATTTTGGAGACATTTGAAGCACGGATTAGTCGGCAAAGCAACTAAATTACGGGCTAAGACCCTGTGGGGCAGCATGGCTGACATCCACCTCATGGAAAGGTTGGACGAAGGAATTTGAGAGCGAAGACTCTGTGAGGCATGGGAGGGTTGACCTCCATGAGTAAATGTGGACATCCACCAGTGCGGTTATATTTTTACTCATCCACCATTTTCTGTAAGGAACTGGTTAGTGGGTTGTAGCTCTTTTTTCTTACTCTGTCCAAAAAAATCCTTTCAAGTGAAGATCCTCCATTTATAAAGCCAGTTACCGGAAGGTAAACGACTATGAAATTCTAAGAAAACATGAGTAAATCGGCGTTTTGGCTTCATTTATTGAGGGAGGAATGTTGAATAAGGGAATTGGATATTTGCAAGGGGTGTTAACAATGAATTTTGAAGAAATTGATATAAAGAAACATCGAGATACAGTAGTTGCATTTAGGAAAGATTCATTTTATGTAAGTTTTGGAGATACTACAGGGTTCGGTGATGAAAAAGAATATCTCCATTGGTTAGATGAAAAAATATCAACTTTTCCAAAAGGCTTTATTTTAGTGGAGGAGGACGGTAAATATATCGGGCAACTTGAATTAACCGTTCGTGAGTATGAAGGTAACAATATTGGTTATGTAAATCTTTATTATTTAATACCCGAAATGCGTGGGAAGGGCAGAGGAAAAGAATTGCACAGTTATGCTTTGCAATTTTTCGCAGACAGCAAAGTAAGTGAGTATCATCTGAGAGTTTCCCCATCAAATGCTGCTGCGATTAAATTTTATCGTAAAATGGGAATGGAAGAAGTTGGTCCAGAGGTTGATGGGAAAGTTATAAGGATGAAGGGTTATTTATAAGCGATGATTCAGGGTAGCTTATCTCCCTTTTGTTGAATTCCTTATTCAACTATCGAGGCAGGATAGTGGACAAGACTATAGCATATTTAGGGGGAGGAACGATGCAATTACACAACGGGCTGAACTCTTTTTTTAATGTAATTAAAAACTTGGAAAATAACCAAAGCAAAGAGGAAGCTTGGCTGAACTATTACAAAGAGTACAAAGAAATATTCGATACCATATTTGCTAATTTGTATATGACAGATATAAATAAAATAAAACAGGATATAGTTCCCCATATTGATTTGTATTCTTTAGCTGAACAGGCAAATAAAAGTTCACAAGTTATAGACCAAGCAGAGGTAATTGAAGTACTGAAAAAGTCTGGTGATTACTTTAAATTCACAAAGGAATTTGATGTTTATATGTTGGTCGGTTTTGGACACATAGATGGAACGGCCTTGCCTGCTGCATCCAGACCATTTTTATATTTAGGTTTGGAAAGACTTTCAAATATTGATATTGAGAGATTAATACAGCACGAATTTAATCATCTGGTGCGTTTTGATTCCTTGTTAGAAGATAATATGACGGTAGGGCAGTTAATTATAGCAGAAGGTCTTGCAACTTTAACTCCCTTGATTATGAATAAGATGGATTTTTCTCATAGTAATCTTCAGAATATGTTGTTTTTAGATGATCAACAATACAATCGTCTAAAAGAGAATATTCATTTAATTGAGCAAGATATTAAAACCGATTTTGAGAAAAAAATAACCCCATCTCTTATGGCAAAATACTTTATGTTGAATGAGAATTTGAAATTCGGCAAATCCGGCTATTTTTTCGGGATGCAAGTAATACTCACACTACTGAAAAATGGATGGGAACTAAGGGATCTAACCTTTTTAAATTCAAATTTAATTTGGAATGAATATCAAAAATTGAGATATTGAAAGAATACTTAAAAGCGTTCGCGATGGCCAAATTACAAAATTGGCTTCTTTCACTAACGGTGCAGGATAGTTAACTTAGATAAGGTGCAATACAGGAGGTTATAAATGGAGATTCCAAGTGAACTAGATGGTGCAAGTGTAATCCATATTACTAAAAATTCATTGGAAAATACATTTGGGTATATCGGGTTCGTTGATGATAAAAGAAATTTAATTGATACAATCGATATAACTGCTGTTGCAATTTGCCGATATGATGGTAGTGTTGAATGTTATCTTTTTTCTTGTGGCATAAATTGGGAAGTTATTGGTGATAAGGTTTACGACACAATAGAAGACGCGAAAAAGAGTGCTATGAACAGCCATAATGTTAAAGAAGAGGACTGGATTTTTTAATATGAAAATTGAAGGAATAACATTAAATTATCGAGTTGGATAACCTTTAATTAACCAAAGTCTTATTCAACAAACGGGGGCAGCATTCCTGTAATGAAGGAAAATGGTGTTTGAACAAAAAAATAACCTCTTGGTAGAATGAGAGAGTCCTGACGCTGGCCAGCAAAAAGGACAGATATCTCAAATACCAGGAGGCTTTAAAATGAATTATAACCAGAATAAGAAGATTGCTCAAATAACTTCTCAGACTCTTATTATAGGAGTCGATATTGCCAAATTCAAGCATGTGGCACGGGCTCAAGATTTTAGGGGAATAGAGTTTGGATCTCCATGTCAATTTGAAAATACTAAAGAAGGAATTGAGCATTTTCTTAAATGGATTTCGGAAATTAAAAAAGAACAGCGTATGGAAAAAGTGATGGTTGGCATGGAGCCGACAGGCCATTATTGGTTTAACTTGGCCCATATTTTAAAAGATAACGGGATTAAATTTGTCGCTGTAAACCCCTTGCACGTCAAGAAAAGCAAGGAGTTGGATGATAACTCACCTACGAAGAATGATGTGAAAGATGCCAAGGTCATAGCTCAGCTGGTCAAGGACGGAAGATACGCAGAACCTACGATACCGCAAGGTGTTTATGCAGAACTCCGGGTGGCAAAGAAAATTCGCGATCTTTTAACTGAAGACCTACAAACGGTCCAAGGACAGGTACACAACTGGATTGACCGGTATTTTCCGGAATTCCTCAAGGTATTTAAGAAATGGGAAGGTAAGGCTGCTTTACAATTCTTAAAGCTCTATGCCTTGCCACATGAAATAGCTGTATTCACCGAAGAAGAACTACTCGTTCATTTGAGAAAATCCGTATCACGGAGTGTTGGATTAAACAAGATTCGCGAGTTAAAACAGGCAGCCAGTAAGTCCATCGGACTTCGACAAGGTGCTGAAATGGCCAGGCTTGAGCTAAAAACCATTCTGGCTAAGTATGAATTAATCCAGTTACAATTCGGAGAATTGGATGCAAGACTTGACGGTCTGCTTAATGATATTCCAGGTGTACAACAAATGTTAGCGATAAAAGGTGTGGGCAGGGATACAATTGCCGGCTTCTTCGCTGAAGTAGGAGATTTAGGCGAATATAATCATCCCAGGCAAATTATCAAGCTGGCCGGTTTAAGCTTGAAAGAAAATACATCGGGTAAGCACAAAGGAAAAACGACCATTACAAAAAGGGGCCGTAAGAAGCTAAGGGCCCTGTTATTCAGGGTTTGTATGATTCTTGTCGCCAAAAATACGGCATTTAAGGCGTTACATGCGTACTATACTCAACGTCCGGATAATCCATTAAAGAAGATGCAGTCCCTGATCGCTTTGTGTAATAAACTAATCCGGATCCTCTTTAGTATTGGTAAAAAGCAATTTGAGTTTAATGAAGAAAAGATGTTAAAGGACATCCCTCATTTGGCACTAGCCCAGAAGACGGAAATGGCAGCGTAACTCTGTTTTAGTTTAGATGAATAGTAGTTCTGGTTTTATAGATTTTGGAGACATTTGAAGCACGGATTAGTCGGCAAAGCAACTAAATTACGGGCTAAGACCCTGTGGGGCAGCATGGCTGACATCCACCTCATGGAAAGGTTGGACGAAGGAATTTGAGAGCGAAGACTCTGTGAGGCATGGGAGGGTTGACCTCCATGAGTAAATGTGGACATCCACCAGTGCGGTTATATTTTTACTCATCCACCATTTTCTGTAAGGAACTGGTTAGTGGGTTGTAGCTCTTTTTTCTTACTCTGTCCAAAAAAATCCTTTCAAGTGAAGATCCTCCATTTATAAAGCCAGTTACCGGAAGGTAAACGACTATGAAATTCTAAGAAAACATGAGTAAATCGGCGTTTTGGCTTCATTTATTGAGGGAGAAGAGTTTAAGAAGAAAGGGTGTGCAATTTGGATATTTTTAATTATCTTGAAGAAATGCAGGAGGACATATTAAAGTGTGATTTAGCTACCTTCGAGAAAAAATACTATGAAATATGTCTTGATAAATCGGGAGAAGATGAAGCAATAACAATTCAAAAAGTAAATATGGCTGAGTATCGGGAATCAGTTGAGAATGGAATTTCCCAATCCTTGAATTTAGCTGCTAAGAGTTCAGCTAAAGTAATTTATTTTGAATATGATATGGATAATGGATGGAGCAGCACCTTTTTCATTTGTGATGAATACAATGATCCCTTCGAAGAAGATGACGAGTGGGCTTGTGACTGGATTGAGGAGGTTGATGGAGGCTCTCTTGAAGAATTCTCTGATATTTATTTAGAAAATGGGTTCGATTCAACAGATAAAGCTTTAGGTAATACATTATATTTAATTGCAAGAACAGTTTGTTTGTTTTCCGGTGTGTGTCAAAAAGTCGAAATGAACATTCCGATTTGTATAGCCTTTCACGACCAAGATCGAATAATGAGAGTAAGAATGTAAGGTGAATTAGTAATGGTAGAAAATAGTGTTTTCGTGTGGATTGCATAGAATATTAAACATTGTGAAGTTTTGTACTTAAACTACCATGAAAATTAACTTCTGCGATTCTGTAAAAAAGGCAATACTTAAGAAGACGCAGCTCGTTCGTTTTTTAAAAAGGGAGAGCGCCAAATTCATTGATCTATGGTAATTGAGTGGACTGGTTTAAGATGCTTTAGGTTCTTCTAACTTAACAATGTATCCTAAGCTTTCTAGTCGTCTCAGTGAATGCCTGACAATAGATTGTTGTCTCTGCTTATCAAAGTAGTCTTCGCCTAAGTCTACATACATTTCTTTCCGTGTTAAGAGATAATAAGAGATACGTAACATGGCGTGAGCGACTACGATTCCAGCACGTTTCTTGCCTTTTCGTGAGGCTGTACGCCTATACAGTGCTCCGAGATAGTTTTTGGATCCCCTTACGGAATGAGCTGCTTCAGTTAACGCTGACCTTAAATATTTGTTTCCTTTTTTGGTTTTGGCCGATTTCCTTTTCCCTGCACTTTCATTCTGTCCTGGAACCAAACCTGCCCAGGAACACATGTGGGCTGCAGTTGGGAACTGATTTTTTACATCCGTTCCTATTTCAGAAAGGATCTGTTCTGCCATCCGCGTCGCAATGCCTGGAATGGAATCAAGTATTTCTACATCCTCTTGATGAACGCTTACTCTTGTCGCGACTTCTTGATCGAGCATCTCGATTTGTTCAGTAAGAAAGTCAATATGGCCTAAAATGGTTTTTAACATTAATCTTTGATGGGAGTTAATATAACCTTTTAAGGCCAGTTCAAGTTCGTCCTTCTTCTTTTTCATGGTGCGTCGAGCGAAGTTTGCTAGTTTCCCAGGATCTTCTTCTCCATCTGCGATTGCGTCAAGCATATCTCTTGCCGAAACACCTAGTACATCCGAAACAACAGAACCCAGCTTAATGTTCGCGCCTTCCAACACCTTTTGGATTCGGTTATGTTGTCTAGCTCGCTCTTCAATGATACTACGGCGATAGCGAACCAGCTCGCGCAGCTCTCTTTGATTCCGGTCGGGAATATAACTTGCTTTAAGTAGTCCATGTCGAAGCAGTTTGGCAATCCATTCTGCATCCTTAACATCTGTCTTGCGTCCTGGAACGGCCTTCATATGTTGGGCATTCACCACTAAAAACTCTATGTCCTCAGCTTCAAGTAAATTCACGATGGGTTTCCAATAAACGCTCGTGCTTTCCATGGCCACATGGGTACAGCCATGTTGTTTTACCCAGTCCACCAATTGTAATAGAAATACAGTTTTGGTGGAGAATGTTTGAATCTCCTTTCCTTTTGGGGTGATGATACAGGCAGTAATGTTATCCTTATGGACATCCATACCACAAGCTCTTTCAATGACTACATCCATTGAAAACATCCTTTCTACGGCAAACTTGAAATAGAGGCTGGTGCATCAACCAGAATAGGATTAATCTACCATGTGTGCTTCCCTAAAGGGAGCTACAGTCAGTGGTGCACCGTGGTCGGTGGAGTCAGACTAACGGATGGGCTCTAACGCACCATAGTTCAGCGACCTTCCTCTTCCAGCCGTAGAATCAGTATTGACGGTTCGGAACCATTTTCATTCTCTGTGGTGAAGCGCCGATTTTTTGCGCTTCATGGATGGCTAACGGGTGCAAGAGTACAGAAGCAACGCATAATTTGCGTTGCTTCTTCGCTTTGTTAGAAGTATTTCTGGTAAAACTCCTGTCTCAGCCTTCCGCTTAGTTGGGCATATATTCGAGTGGTTTCACTTTTCTCGTGGCCCAAAAGGCTTTGGATAACTTCAACTGGGGCTCCATTATTCAATAAATGGGTGGCATAGCTGTGTCGGAGTTGGTGGGGATGAATTTCCTTATCTATGCCGGCACGCGCTGAGATTTTCTTAATGTAATACCTCATTTGGGCAATACTCATCCTGTGTGGCTGTCTATCTGTTACAAAAATGGCCGGATCTTTATCCTGGCGGCTATCAATGTATCGCTTAAGCCATAACTCTGCCCGAATATTAAAATACACTTCACGTTCCTTGTCACCCTTTCCCCTGACGATGGCAGAACGGTTGGACCAATTAATGCAATTGCGATCAAGTGCAGCAATTTCACCGATTCTGCAGCCAGTTGAAAACATAAATTCAAAAAGTGCCTTTTCCATAGGACTTAGACAGGCTTCACGCAAAAGTTCAATCTCCCTTTCCGATAGAAACTTTGGAATTCTCTTGCCCGCTTTAGGCTCCTTGATCTTTGCTGCTGGATTTATGGATATATGGCCTTCCTCGTGACACCAGCGGAACAATGACTTAAGAAACCGGATTCTGTGGGCCAAACTTGAGGGTTTTAAATCCTTGCCTTGAGTAACAAGATATTTCTTTAATCCTTCTGTGTCGAAACTATCGATATTCGGATCATTAAAATAACCGATGAGTAGCTTTGCTTGGATTCCATATGCTTTTAAAGTATAAGGTGAAAAGCCTTCTATACGTTTATCAGCTTCATAGGATTTCCAAGCAGTTGATAACAACAAACCAATCCCTCCTATTTAATTAGGATATTAGAAGGTATTCTTGCCAGTTTTATAGAAATTTAGACTTGGTGAATAGGATTTAAACCTCTAAAATATGAGTGTGCAGTATAAGTTTTACAAATTCAATGTGTTTAAATGTCTTAATTATGACTGAAGTTCATATAAACATTTAATGATGATACAAACAAATCTTGTGATAAATCTAGTCCCCCAGATTTATCAGATATATGAAAGGAGTAAATATTTAATGAACAATCCAATTTAAATGTTTCCCTATTTAAGTAAAATTCATTTCAGAAATTGGGGGACATAAAATGATGAACTTGAATAAAAACTTTTCTTTATTACTATTGGGTCAATCACTCGCTAATATTGGCGATGTATTGTATATGGTCAGTATTATTAGTACGATTTTTGAATTAACAGGCTCGGCAACCGCTTCTTCATTTGTACCATTTACAATTACATCTTCCATGTTTATATCTAGTCTGTTGACACCACTCTTGGTGGGGAAAGTAAATCTTAAATGGTTATTGGCTGGATCGCAAATCGGAAAGACTATTCTGCTTTTTATTCTGGGATTTATGTTAGTTGGAGTTACAACATCAAATTATTAT
The window above is part of the Mesobacillus jeotgali genome. Proteins encoded here:
- a CDS encoding IS110 family transposase, translated to MDVVIERACGMDVHKDNITACIITPKGKEIQTFSTKTVFLLQLVDWVKQHGCTHVAMESTSVYWKPIVNLLEAEDIEFLVVNAQHMKAVPGRKTDVKDAEWIAKLLRHGLLKASYIPDRNQRELRELVRYRRSIIEERARQHNRIQKVLEGANIKLGSVVSDVLGVSARDMLDAIADGEEDPGKLANFARRTMKKKKDELELALKGYINSHQRLMLKTILGHIDFLTEQIEMLDQEVATRVSVHQEDVEILDSIPGIATRMAEQILSEIGTDVKNQFPTAAHMCSWAGLVPGQNESAGKRKSAKTKKGNKYLRSALTEAAHSVRGSKNYLGALYRRTASRKGKKRAGIVVAHAMLRISYYLLTRKEMYVDLGEDYFDKQRQQSIVRHSLRRLESLGYIVKLEEPKAS
- a CDS encoding IS110 family transposase, translated to MNYNQNKKIAQITSQTLIIGVDIAKFKHVARAQDFRGIEFGSPCQFENTKEGIEHFLKWISEIKKEQRMEKVMVGMEPTGHYWFNLAHILKDNGIKFVAVNPLHVKKSKELDDNSPTKNDVKDAKVIAQLVKDGRYAEPTIPQGVYAELRVAKKIRDLLTEDLQTVQGQVHNWIDRYFPEFLKVFKKWEGKAALQFLKLYALPHEIAVFTEEELLVHLRKSVSRSVGLNKIRELKQAASKSIGLRQGAEMARLELKTILAKYELIQLQFGELDARLDGLLNDIPGVQQMLAIKGVGRDTIAGFFAEVGDLGEYNHPRQIIKLAGLSLKENTSGKHKGKTTITKRGRKKLRALLFRVCMILVAKNTAFKALHAYYTQRPDNPLKKMQSLIALCNKLIRILFSIGKKQFEFNEEKMLKDIPHLALAQKTEMAA
- a CDS encoding DUF2268 domain-containing putative Zn-dependent protease (predicted Zn-dependent protease with a strongly conserved HExxH motif), whose translation is MQLHNGLNSFFNVIKNLENNQSKEEAWLNYYKEYKEIFDTIFANLYMTDINKIKQDIVPHIDLYSLAEQANKSSQVIDQAEVIEVLKKSGDYFKFTKEFDVYMLVGFGHIDGTALPAASRPFLYLGLERLSNIDIERLIQHEFNHLVRFDSLLEDNMTVGQLIIAEGLATLTPLIMNKMDFSHSNLQNMLFLDDQQYNRLKENIHLIEQDIKTDFEKKITPSLMAKYFMLNENLKFGKSGYFFGMQVILTLLKNGWELRDLTFLNSNLIWNEYQKLRY
- a CDS encoding zf-HC2 domain-containing protein, yielding MKISCNMIRDILPLYVENMASQDTRDIVEEHIASCENCKKRLEEMRTLEELPIDTDIAPLRNIQNTLRREKLQTIILSVMVTLVFAVVTMAYLTEPAYISYNENAVSIIEKNDGTVLLNFSEEVSGFHVEQYPAADNSGYVYDITTWETIWQHKISKNNLENTVLNPNGETVASIYYYNTDGSENILIYGDPITDGSIITLPRLVLSYYVMFAIGFLLICGIGLAIFRKNEKIRNGLEKIILLPISYLFAHLTIKGLHSTTYLASRDFYAILLVTISLYFALLAGRNILKKISIKKPKSTL
- a CDS encoding GNAT family N-acetyltransferase, whose protein sequence is MNFEEIDIKKHRDTVVAFRKDSFYVSFGDTTGFGDEKEYLHWLDEKISTFPKGFILVEEDGKYIGQLELTVREYEGNNIGYVNLYYLIPEMRGKGRGKELHSYALQFFADSKVSEYHLRVSPSNAAAIKFYRKMGMEEVGPEVDGKVIRMKGYL
- a CDS encoding tyrosine-type recombinase/integrase, with amino-acid sequence MLLSTAWKSYEADKRIEGFSPYTLKAYGIQAKLLIGYFNDPNIDSFDTEGLKKYLVTQGKDLKPSSLAHRIRFLKSLFRWCHEEGHISINPAAKIKEPKAGKRIPKFLSEREIELLREACLSPMEKALFEFMFSTGCRIGEIAALDRNCINWSNRSAIVRGKGDKEREVYFNIRAELWLKRYIDSRQDKDPAIFVTDRQPHRMSIAQMRYYIKKISARAGIDKEIHPHQLRHSYATHLLNNGAPVEVIQSLLGHEKSETTRIYAQLSGRLRQEFYQKYF
- a CDS encoding sigma-70 family RNA polymerase sigma factor, whose product is MVTQIEDIYNTYFKDVFLYVYSLSGDKHIAEDITSETFMKALTSLDSFRGESDIRVWLCQIAKNSYYSYLGKKKNFVDLESLPESASEDNVEQEITTSQASMKVHEIIQNLKEPYKKVFTLRVFGELSFKQIGKLYAKSDNWACVTYHRAREKIKARLEDYR